A genome region from Gadus chalcogrammus isolate NIFS_2021 chromosome 7, NIFS_Gcha_1.0, whole genome shotgun sequence includes the following:
- the ube2g1a gene encoding ubiquitin-conjugating enzyme E2 G1a yields MTEPQSVLLLRRQLAELNKNPVEGFSAGLIDENDLYRWEVLIIGPPDTHYEGGVFKAHLTFPKDYPLRPPKMRFITDIWHPNVDKNGDVCISILHEPGEDKYGYEKAEERWLPIHTVETIMISVISMLADPNGDSPANVDAAKEWREDRHGEFKRKVARCVRKSQETAFE; encoded by the exons ATGACGGAGCCCCAATCAGTGCTGTTACTGAGGAGACAGCTGGCAG AACTGAATAAGAACCCAGTGGAAGGTTTCTCTGCAGGCCTAATAGATGAGAATGACCTCTACAGATGGGAGGTCCTCATCATCGGACCACCAGATACGCATTA CGAAGGAGGTGTGTTCAAAGCACATCTGACATTTCCAAAGGATTACCCTCTCAGGCCACCAAAGATGAGGTTTATCACTGACATATGGCACCCCAATG TTGATAAGAATGGTGACGTCTGTATTTCCATTTTACACGAGCCTGGAGAGGACAAGTATGGCTATGAGAAGGCAGAGGAGCGCTGGCTGCCCATCCACACGGTGGAAACCATCATGATTAGTGTTATCTCCATGTTGGCAGACCCAAATGGGGACTCGCCTGCTAATGTAGATGCTGCT AAAGAATGGAGGGAGGACAGACATGGAGAATTTAAGAGGAAAGTTGCACGTTGTGTGCGAAAGAGCCAAGAGACTGCGTTTGAGTGA